A single window of Dermacentor albipictus isolate Rhodes 1998 colony chromosome 1, USDA_Dalb.pri_finalv2, whole genome shotgun sequence DNA harbors:
- the LOC139054389 gene encoding peroxynitrite isomerase THAP4-like: MTGCSAPHCTNRTEGSKALYAVPCGRTDVRRRLVWLRRMGRDRPAPKGTRICEDHFTKDQFEHGLQERKRLKPDAVPSIFSCWPAPAVVENATATSPSSAQGLETQENFKARASPAVQRFLKTSPDLTLEWPGTPARKPGMAFSKQHCFSLSGDKSVHTT; encoded by the exons atgacagggtgcagcgcaccacactgcacaaaccgcacggaaggCAGTAAAGCGCTCTACGCGGTGCCATGCGGACGGACAGACGTGCGCCGGCGACTCGTGTGGCTTCGGCGTATGGGTCGAGaccggccggctccgaaaggCACGAGGATATGCGAG GACCACTTCACGAAAGATCAGTTTGAGCATGGCCTGCAAGAAAGGAAACGTTTGAAGCCAGACGCGGTCCCTAGCATCTTTTCCT GTTGGCCAGCACCAGCAGTAGTGGAGAATGCAACTGCGACATCACCTTCGTCAGCTCAAG GCCTCGAGACACAAGAAAACTTCAAGGCACGTGCTTCACCTGCTGTTCAGAGATTTCTGAAAACATCACCTG ACCTGACACTAGAATGGCCCGGCACACCTGCAAGAAAGCCGGGCATGGCCTTCTCAAAGCAACATTGTTTTTCATTATCAGGTGACAAAAGTGTCCACACTACTTAG